From one Paenibacillus terrae HPL-003 genomic stretch:
- a CDS encoding UxaA family hydrolase: protein MLEFIQIHDQDNVAVALRDYKQGETLVWGTQGEQRVVLAEDVARGHKIALQDIPEGGNVLKYGYPIGHAIQPIQAGQHVHTHNTKTNLTGVEEYTYKPKPAPHLYEQENRTFQGYRRKDGRVGIRNELWIVPTVGCVNGIAELILNRFKQEAGDISPFENALVLKHNYGCSQLGDDHAYTRTILIDAVKHSNAGGVLVLGLGCENNEMKEFKEAIGEYDPERVKFLLSQEVSDEVEEGVRLLHEIYAAVQEDRREPVPLSELNIGLKCGGSDGLSGITANPLLGRLSDYMAEQGGTTVLTEVPEMFGAETILMERAADEEVFGKIVHLINDFKQYFLDYKQPVYENPSPGNKAGGITTLEDKSLGCTQKSGSSTVTDVIQYGERLKTKGLNLLSAPGNDLVASSALAAAGCQLVIFTTGRGTPFGSFVPTMKVSTNSPLYKAKPHWIDYNAGSLVEDVSMEDALRSFVDYIVDVASGTWVNNEKNNFRELAIFKNGVTL, encoded by the coding sequence ATGCTGGAATTCATTCAAATTCATGATCAAGATAACGTGGCTGTCGCTTTGCGTGATTACAAGCAGGGCGAGACACTGGTGTGGGGAACGCAAGGAGAACAGCGCGTGGTGCTGGCTGAGGATGTGGCGCGTGGGCATAAAATTGCATTGCAGGACATTCCTGAAGGCGGAAATGTGCTGAAATACGGATATCCGATCGGTCATGCCATTCAGCCCATTCAGGCAGGGCAGCATGTGCATACGCATAATACAAAGACGAATCTGACGGGCGTGGAGGAGTACACTTACAAGCCTAAGCCAGCGCCTCATTTATATGAACAGGAGAATCGTACGTTTCAGGGTTATCGACGAAAGGACGGCCGTGTGGGGATTCGCAATGAGTTGTGGATTGTGCCAACGGTCGGTTGTGTGAACGGGATTGCCGAACTTATTTTAAATCGTTTCAAGCAGGAAGCGGGCGATATTTCGCCTTTTGAAAATGCACTTGTGCTTAAGCACAACTACGGTTGTTCCCAGTTGGGAGACGACCATGCATATACGCGCACGATTTTGATTGATGCGGTCAAGCATTCCAATGCAGGTGGCGTGCTGGTTCTTGGCTTAGGCTGCGAGAACAATGAAATGAAGGAGTTTAAGGAAGCCATTGGGGAATATGACCCGGAACGGGTAAAGTTTTTGCTTTCCCAGGAAGTATCGGATGAAGTGGAGGAAGGAGTACGGTTGCTGCATGAAATTTATGCGGCCGTGCAGGAAGATCGGCGAGAGCCTGTACCTTTATCTGAACTGAATATCGGCTTGAAATGCGGCGGCTCTGACGGCCTGTCCGGGATTACGGCCAACCCGCTGCTCGGTCGGCTGTCGGATTATATGGCCGAGCAAGGCGGAACGACGGTACTCACTGAGGTACCGGAAATGTTCGGCGCGGAGACGATTCTCATGGAACGTGCTGCAGATGAGGAAGTATTCGGCAAAATCGTGCATCTGATTAACGATTTCAAGCAATATTTTCTGGATTACAAGCAGCCAGTATATGAAAATCCGTCACCGGGCAACAAAGCAGGGGGCATCACGACACTGGAGGATAAATCGCTGGGCTGTACGCAAAAATCCGGCTCTTCTACGGTCACCGATGTCATTCAGTACGGGGAGCGTCTCAAAACCAAGGGACTCAACCTGCTCAGCGCACCGGGGAACGATCTGGTTGCTTCTTCGGCGCTTGCGGCAGCGGGCTGCCAGCTCGTTATTTTCACAACTGGACGCGGTACGCCTTTTGGTTCCTTCGTTCCGACGATGAAGGTTTCGACCAACTCGCCGCTTTATAAGGCCAAACCCCATTGGATCGACTATAACGCCGGTTCACTGGTGGAGGATGTTAGTATGGAGGATGCGCTCCGCAGCTTTGTGGATTACATTGTCGATGTAGCCAGCGGAACCTGGGTGAACAACGAGAAGAACAATTTCAGAGAACTGGCTATTTTTAAAAACGGTGTTACGTTGTAA
- a CDS encoding LacI family DNA-binding transcriptional regulator, translating into MAATIKDIAKLANVSHTTVSRALNNSPLIKEDTKRKIMELAEQLNYIPNFNAKSLVLQRSHTIGLFFTSISEGTSSSFFADTIRGVNHVIGVDYNLFVGGIDDYADFSAIHHKRFDGIILMSQSEADNPFIYHVLGQGIPLVVLNRQVFGTGIVNVISNDKEGSYAAVSFLIESGHERIAIIEGVEGFKSTQQRREGFMNALIDSGKPIRHEYIMHGHYDTESGSQAMKQLLSLEEPPTAVFCSNDDMAIGAMNAVFEHGLKVPDDVSVIGFDDIGFSMYTTPPLTTVKRPIEQISARGAACILERIQSPSDEGELIFMETALMKRKSTANRQR; encoded by the coding sequence ATGGCAGCTACCATTAAAGACATTGCCAAATTGGCGAATGTTTCCCATACGACCGTCTCCCGGGCGCTCAACAACAGCCCATTGATCAAAGAAGATACCAAACGCAAAATTATGGAGCTGGCGGAGCAACTCAATTACATTCCGAATTTTAACGCCAAAAGCCTTGTCCTCCAGCGCTCGCATACGATTGGCTTGTTTTTCACCAGTATTTCAGAAGGCACCAGCTCCAGCTTTTTTGCGGACACCATCCGTGGAGTTAATCATGTCATTGGGGTGGATTACAATCTGTTTGTGGGAGGGATTGACGATTACGCCGATTTTTCGGCCATTCACCACAAACGTTTTGATGGCATCATCCTGATGAGTCAGAGCGAGGCGGACAACCCGTTTATTTATCATGTGCTCGGTCAGGGCATTCCGCTCGTCGTGCTGAATCGGCAGGTGTTCGGGACAGGCATTGTGAATGTCATTTCTAACGATAAGGAAGGGTCCTATGCGGCAGTTTCCTTTCTCATTGAAAGCGGGCATGAACGCATCGCGATCATTGAAGGGGTAGAAGGCTTTAAATCCACCCAGCAACGGCGCGAGGGTTTCATGAATGCGCTGATTGACAGCGGCAAGCCAATTAGGCACGAATATATCATGCATGGCCATTATGACACGGAAAGTGGCAGCCAAGCGATGAAGCAATTGCTTTCCTTGGAGGAACCACCGACGGCAGTGTTTTGCTCTAACGATGACATGGCCATCGGGGCGATGAACGCAGTATTCGAGCACGGCTTAAAAGTACCGGACGATGTCTCGGTCATTGGATTTGATGATATCGGCTTTTCGATGTATACGACCCCGCCGTTAACGACGGTCAAAAGACCGATTGAGCAGATTAGCGCGCGTGGAGCCGCATGTATTTTGGAACGGATCCAGTCACCGTCGGACGAGGGCGAGCTTATATTTATGGAAACTGCGCTCATGAAACGGAAGTCGACGGCAAACAGACAGCGTTAA
- the poxB gene encoding ubiquinone-dependent pyruvate dehydrogenase — translation MKTIADSIVEVLVNAGVKRIYGIVGDSLNNMVDSIRRDGQIEWIHVRHEEVAAFAAGADADLSGSIAVCAGSSGPGNLHLINGLYDCHRNRVPVLAIAAHIPSDEIGSEYFQATHPEHLFGECSHFCEVITTPRQIPRTVTMAIQQAVSRSGVSVIVLPGDVAALAAEKAPIPEHAYHPTAPVVHPSALEISRLAEYLNKGKRITLLCGSGCAKSHELLMQLCDKLKSPMVAALRGKEYLEYNNPYYAGLTGLIGYSSGYHAMMDCDVLLMLGTDFPYRQFYPENAVVLQVDIEPAHLGRRTPLTYGLCGDVKATLEMLLPHLTTEHDSKHLEKIVSHYTKVRQELDELAVGKPGQPPIHPQYLTKVVSDAAHENAIFTCDVGTPTVWAARYLQMNGQRRLIGSFNHGTMASALPQAIGAQATEPDRQVIALSGDGGLTMLMGDLLTLKQHQLPVKVIVFNNGALGFVELEMKAAGFLENGTELVNPDFGAVAEAMGLKGIRVEDPAMLEDAIQQALAHDGPVVVDVVVNRQELSMPPKINLKQAGGFTLWMMKAVLNGRGDEIVELAKTNLLR, via the coding sequence ATGAAGACAATTGCAGATTCTATTGTAGAGGTTTTAGTCAATGCAGGGGTCAAGCGAATTTATGGTATCGTTGGAGATTCTTTAAATAATATGGTCGATTCCATTCGCAGAGACGGTCAAATTGAATGGATTCATGTGCGGCACGAAGAAGTGGCTGCCTTTGCAGCCGGGGCAGATGCTGATCTTAGCGGCAGCATTGCAGTGTGCGCTGGCAGCAGTGGTCCCGGAAATCTGCATCTTATTAACGGATTATATGATTGTCACCGCAATCGGGTACCTGTACTTGCTATTGCGGCCCACATTCCAAGCGACGAAATTGGAAGCGAATATTTCCAGGCTACGCATCCCGAGCATCTTTTCGGGGAATGCAGCCACTTCTGTGAGGTCATTACGACTCCACGACAAATTCCAAGAACCGTTACGATGGCTATACAACAGGCGGTTTCACGTTCAGGTGTCTCCGTCATTGTTCTTCCCGGTGATGTGGCAGCTTTAGCAGCGGAAAAGGCGCCTATTCCCGAACATGCTTATCATCCCACTGCACCTGTGGTGCATCCGTCAGCTTTGGAAATTTCCCGGCTGGCCGAGTACCTGAATAAAGGCAAACGAATCACTTTGTTATGCGGCTCCGGCTGTGCGAAATCCCACGAATTGCTCATGCAACTGTGCGACAAGCTGAAATCTCCTATGGTTGCTGCCCTTCGGGGCAAGGAATATCTGGAGTATAACAATCCTTATTATGCAGGCTTAACAGGGCTGATCGGGTATTCTTCCGGATACCATGCGATGATGGATTGTGACGTCCTGCTGATGCTCGGAACAGACTTTCCTTACAGACAGTTTTATCCCGAAAATGCAGTTGTGCTGCAAGTGGATATTGAGCCTGCCCACCTTGGCAGACGCACTCCTTTAACGTATGGGCTGTGCGGGGATGTAAAAGCAACGTTGGAAATGCTGCTTCCTCATTTAACGACAGAGCATGATTCCAAGCATTTGGAAAAAATCGTCTCCCACTATACCAAGGTGCGTCAGGAGTTGGATGAACTGGCGGTTGGTAAACCGGGTCAACCACCGATCCATCCGCAATATCTCACCAAGGTCGTCAGTGACGCCGCACATGAAAATGCCATTTTCACCTGTGATGTTGGTACTCCTACGGTATGGGCAGCACGTTATTTGCAAATGAACGGCCAACGCCGACTTATCGGCTCCTTCAATCACGGAACGATGGCAAGTGCATTGCCGCAAGCAATTGGGGCACAAGCCACTGAGCCTGACCGCCAGGTTATTGCTCTTTCTGGTGATGGCGGACTGACGATGCTGATGGGCGATCTGCTTACCCTGAAACAGCATCAGTTACCTGTAAAAGTCATTGTTTTCAATAACGGTGCCCTCGGTTTTGTCGAGCTGGAAATGAAAGCAGCCGGTTTTCTGGAAAACGGCACCGAGCTGGTGAATCCTGATTTTGGCGCTGTGGCGGAAGCCATGGGTCTCAAGGGAATTCGAGTCGAAGATCCGGCGATGCTGGAGGACGCAATTCAACAGGCATTGGCTCATGATGGCCCTGTAGTAGTGGATGTAGTGGTCAATCGTCAGGAGCTATCCATGCCGCCCAAGATTAATCTCAAACAAGCTGGAGGTTTTACGCTGTGGATGATGAAAGCTGTGCTGAACGGGCGCGGTGACGAAATTGTTGAACTGGCGAAAACAAATCTTTTGCGATAA
- the uxaC gene encoding glucuronate isomerase gives MTKAFLNDNFLLSNPTAEILYHQYAKDLPIIDYHCHLSPQEIYENKTFKNITEAWLYGDHYKWRLMRANGVEERLITGDAEDYDKFLAWAKTVPTLIGNPLYHWTHLELQRFFGVHELLNEQNAPVIWEKVNQKLQGKGFGARDLIVNSKVTVVCTTDDPTDHLEYHKQISKLTDFPVVVLPSFRPDKALEINRETFQPWVARLGEVSGLDVSGLEGFLNALASRVRHFHAVGGRVSDHALDTVVYEETTREEAAAIYSKALEEGNVTPLEEAKYKSYVLVFLGKQYAEHGWAMQYHIHALRNNNTAMFRRLGPDTGYDAVNDGSIARPLAALLDAQELAGGLPRTILYSLNSVDYPVLASLAGCFQSGGTAGKIQFGTAWWYNDHIEGMLEQMKLLANYGVLSRFIGMLTDSRSFLSYTRHEYFRRILCDLIGTWVQEGKAPEDLELLGEMVQNISYNNAKQYFNFPTVVHSN, from the coding sequence ATGACCAAAGCATTTTTAAACGACAACTTTTTGTTGAGCAATCCGACCGCTGAAATTTTGTATCATCAGTATGCCAAGGATCTGCCGATTATCGACTATCATTGTCATTTAAGTCCACAGGAAATTTACGAAAATAAAACGTTCAAAAACATTACAGAAGCATGGCTGTACGGAGATCATTACAAGTGGAGACTCATGCGGGCCAATGGAGTTGAGGAACGCCTGATTACCGGAGATGCGGAAGACTATGACAAATTTTTGGCTTGGGCCAAAACCGTACCTACACTGATCGGCAACCCGCTGTATCATTGGACGCATTTGGAGCTTCAGCGCTTTTTTGGTGTCCATGAGCTGCTAAATGAACAGAATGCGCCTGTGATTTGGGAAAAGGTGAACCAAAAGCTGCAAGGAAAGGGCTTTGGGGCACGTGATCTGATTGTGAATTCAAAGGTAACTGTTGTGTGCACTACCGATGATCCGACGGACCATCTCGAATATCATAAGCAAATCAGCAAGCTGACCGATTTTCCGGTGGTTGTACTGCCAAGCTTCCGCCCGGACAAAGCGCTGGAGATTAACCGTGAGACATTCCAGCCTTGGGTAGCTCGATTGGGTGAAGTGAGCGGACTGGATGTTTCTGGTCTGGAAGGATTTTTGAACGCGCTGGCGAGCCGGGTGCGTCACTTCCATGCTGTCGGAGGACGGGTGTCCGATCATGCGCTGGATACAGTCGTTTATGAAGAAACCACACGTGAGGAAGCGGCAGCGATATACAGCAAGGCGCTGGAGGAAGGCAATGTAACTCCATTAGAAGAGGCGAAATACAAATCGTACGTTCTGGTATTCCTAGGGAAACAGTATGCAGAGCATGGCTGGGCTATGCAGTACCATATTCACGCGCTGCGTAACAATAACACTGCCATGTTCCGTCGCTTGGGACCAGATACCGGCTATGATGCGGTTAATGACGGCTCCATCGCTCGTCCGCTGGCGGCATTGCTGGACGCACAGGAGCTGGCAGGTGGTCTGCCGCGAACCATTTTGTATTCGCTCAACTCAGTTGATTATCCGGTGCTGGCAAGTCTTGCAGGCTGCTTCCAGTCTGGTGGAACAGCAGGCAAAATCCAGTTTGGCACTGCATGGTGGTATAACGACCATATCGAAGGTATGCTGGAGCAAATGAAGCTGCTCGCAAACTACGGTGTGCTATCCCGCTTCATTGGTATGCTGACGGATTCCCGCAGCTTCCTATCCTACACACGGCACGAATACTTCCGTCGGATACTTTGTGATCTGATCGGAACGTGGGTACAAGAAGGCAAGGCGCCTGAGGATCTGGAGCTGCTTGGAGAGATGGTACAAAATATTAGCTACAACAATGCCAAGCAATATTTTAATTTTCCGACGGTTGTTCACAGCAATTGA
- a CDS encoding tagaturonate reductase: MKQVDELDQLNRKSFIVSNPFPERVLQFGEGNFLRAFVDWQFDKMNKQAEWNTGVVIVQPQAGGMVEKLSEQDGLYTVILEGMKDGQAVKEHTVVECVTRGLNPYSSDWSEYEALSQKPELRFVVSNTTEAGIAYVPEDRLEDRPQNSFPGKLAALLYKRFQFFGGDQSKGLVIIPCELIDRNGDALKEIVLKYADQWKLGAEFTSWLEEANTFCNSLVDRIVPGYPKDRITEIQAELGYRDSLVVVGEQYHLWVIEGPQWLKEELPAHLAGLNVLIVDDMAPYRTRKVRILNGAHTALTPVAYLYGLDTVGQAVEHDVVGAFIQSLIREEVIPTLDSPAAELNVYADDVIERFHNPYVSHYVMSIALNSISKFKTRNLPSLLQYVEQHKALPVKTVFSLASLFVFYRGKRDGEPIALADEAEVLTAFGELWSGYGGTLAGAKQLTAQILGKQTWWGQDLNQIAGLAEQTAQHVYEITSRGMKETLDSLSGNSVPRA; the protein is encoded by the coding sequence ATGAAACAAGTAGATGAACTAGACCAACTAAACAGAAAAAGCTTCATTGTATCAAATCCTTTCCCTGAAAGGGTGCTGCAATTTGGGGAAGGCAATTTCCTGCGTGCTTTTGTAGATTGGCAATTCGATAAAATGAATAAGCAGGCAGAGTGGAATACAGGTGTCGTTATTGTGCAGCCACAGGCAGGAGGCATGGTGGAGAAACTGAGCGAGCAGGATGGCCTGTATACAGTTATTCTCGAAGGGATGAAGGATGGGCAGGCCGTGAAGGAGCATACCGTTGTGGAATGCGTCACCCGCGGGCTTAACCCGTACAGCTCAGATTGGTCAGAATATGAGGCGCTGTCCCAAAAACCGGAGCTGCGCTTTGTCGTATCGAACACGACGGAGGCAGGGATCGCTTATGTGCCAGAGGATCGGCTGGAAGATCGCCCGCAAAATAGCTTCCCGGGTAAACTGGCCGCTTTACTGTACAAGCGCTTTCAATTTTTTGGAGGCGATCAGAGTAAGGGACTGGTGATCATCCCATGCGAGCTGATCGACCGCAATGGAGATGCGCTCAAGGAAATTGTATTGAAATATGCAGATCAGTGGAAGCTTGGGGCTGAGTTTACATCCTGGCTGGAGGAAGCGAATACGTTCTGCAACAGCCTCGTGGATCGGATTGTGCCGGGTTATCCCAAGGACCGGATCACAGAGATTCAAGCAGAGTTGGGTTATAGGGACAGCCTGGTCGTTGTCGGTGAACAGTACCACCTGTGGGTCATCGAAGGACCACAATGGCTCAAGGAAGAATTACCTGCTCATCTGGCTGGACTGAACGTACTGATCGTCGATGATATGGCTCCATACCGTACACGCAAGGTGCGCATTTTGAACGGGGCACATACGGCGCTTACGCCTGTCGCTTATTTATATGGTTTGGATACGGTAGGGCAGGCGGTCGAGCATGATGTCGTGGGTGCTTTTATCCAGTCACTCATTCGAGAAGAAGTGATTCCAACGCTGGATTCGCCAGCAGCGGAATTGAATGTATACGCCGATGATGTCATTGAACGGTTTCATAATCCGTATGTGAGTCATTATGTCATGAGCATTGCACTGAATTCGATATCCAAGTTCAAGACACGTAATTTGCCTTCCCTGCTTCAATATGTGGAGCAACATAAGGCATTACCTGTCAAAACGGTATTTTCGCTGGCGTCTTTATTCGTATTTTACCGGGGAAAGAGAGACGGCGAACCGATTGCTTTGGCAGACGAAGCGGAAGTGTTGACCGCGTTTGGCGAGCTGTGGAGCGGATATGGTGGAACACTTGCCGGAGCGAAGCAATTAACGGCACAGATACTGGGCAAGCAGACCTGGTGGGGGCAAGATCTGAACCAGATTGCAGGATTGGCTGAACAGACGGCACAGCATGTGTATGAGATTACAAGCAGAGGAATGAAGGAGACGCTGGATTCTCTGAGCGGGAACAGCGTGCCCAGAGCATAA
- a CDS encoding MFS transporter, translating into MGVPIVQESVQTDNKTGEHISLKEKISYGMGDFGNGFMFDLGQLYLLKFFTDVAGVSAGAAAGIFLVSKLFAAICDPIVGSFVDYRKHIGPRGKFRPFLIVGSVLLAILTVLTFISPNISPTGKLIYAYASYMIWGIGYSIVNIPYGSLGAAITQDTIQRASLSSFRQAGSLGALFVTSVIVMPLILLFPNHHVGYPVVMGIMSFIGVIAFIICYRGTKERIVSQSGPKEKLSFGVIVHTFTTNKPLLVLVLMTIFTISAYNIKSALLIYFAEYNLGHVELMAYMNFIIIGSSLLGVLFLPKLVRRFGKRKTAMLGMLVSVIADSINFFMPSNVYIFTILASISFIGISIPNGVTWAFVSDIIDYGEWSSGERKEGITYSLFNFSRKLAQSLSGFLSGIGLAVIGYVPNVVQTSGTLLGIKALLCLYPAVALLIAMLVIGKMYKLTDSRHAEMVQELQQRHADNRV; encoded by the coding sequence ATGGGAGTGCCTATCGTTCAGGAGAGCGTCCAAACTGACAACAAGACAGGTGAGCATATCAGCCTGAAAGAAAAGATTTCTTACGGTATGGGTGACTTTGGAAACGGATTCATGTTTGATTTGGGGCAGTTGTACCTGTTGAAATTTTTTACGGATGTAGCAGGCGTTTCAGCGGGAGCAGCCGCAGGTATTTTTCTGGTCAGCAAGCTGTTTGCTGCCATCTGCGATCCTATTGTCGGGTCCTTTGTCGACTATCGCAAGCATATTGGTCCACGCGGGAAATTCAGACCCTTTCTTATCGTTGGAAGCGTTCTCCTTGCTATTCTTACGGTTCTTACATTTATTTCACCGAACATCTCACCAACGGGCAAACTTATTTATGCCTATGCGTCCTATATGATCTGGGGGATTGGATATTCCATTGTGAATATTCCGTATGGTTCACTGGGGGCGGCTATTACGCAGGATACCATTCAGCGTGCTTCATTATCTTCCTTCCGTCAGGCAGGCTCACTGGGCGCATTATTCGTAACCAGTGTCATCGTTATGCCGCTTATCTTGCTGTTCCCCAACCATCATGTGGGATATCCTGTTGTGATGGGAATCATGTCATTCATTGGTGTGATCGCTTTTATAATATGCTATCGGGGAACGAAGGAACGTATTGTTAGTCAATCGGGTCCAAAAGAAAAACTCTCTTTTGGCGTGATCGTGCACACCTTTACGACGAACAAGCCTCTGCTGGTGCTTGTTTTGATGACGATTTTTACCATATCCGCGTACAACATCAAGTCCGCACTGCTGATCTATTTTGCCGAATATAATTTGGGGCATGTAGAATTAATGGCTTATATGAATTTTATTATTATCGGTTCGTCGTTGCTGGGTGTGTTGTTCTTGCCCAAACTGGTGCGCCGCTTCGGTAAACGAAAAACAGCCATGCTTGGGATGCTGGTCAGTGTCATTGCCGACTCTATAAACTTCTTTATGCCATCAAATGTATATATTTTCACCATTCTGGCCAGTATTTCGTTCATTGGTATTAGTATTCCTAACGGGGTTACCTGGGCCTTTGTCTCCGATATCATTGACTACGGCGAATGGTCATCCGGGGAGCGGAAGGAAGGGATTACCTACTCGCTGTTTAATTTTTCACGCAAATTGGCTCAATCCTTATCCGGCTTTCTTTCCGGTATCGGGCTGGCGGTTATTGGGTATGTCCCGAATGTGGTTCAAACCTCTGGAACGCTGCTCGGAATCAAGGCGCTGCTGTGTCTCTATCCTGCTGTTGCCCTGCTCATTGCCATGCTGGTAATCGGTAAAATGTACAAGCTGACAGACAGCAGACATGCAGAAATGGTTCAAGAGCTACAGCAGCGACATGCTGATAACCGCGTATAA
- a CDS encoding acetyltransferase, with protein sequence MHNEIVAYREENHNQLVDIWDRAVRETHTFLTEEDIQFYHHIVRNGALREVEIWMELDETQDPIGFIGLDGVKIEMLFVDPKRHGQGTGSRLIQHAEKIKGKCLKVDVNEQNERAYVFYKHYGFVQTGRSELDGSGRVFPLLHMEKNK encoded by the coding sequence GTGCACAATGAAATTGTTGCTTATCGGGAAGAAAATCATAATCAACTTGTAGATATTTGGGATCGGGCTGTACGTGAGACTCACACTTTTTTGACAGAAGAAGACATTCAATTTTACCATCATATTGTGCGAAATGGTGCGCTAAGAGAAGTTGAGATTTGGATGGAGTTGGACGAAACCCAAGATCCAATAGGGTTCATCGGATTGGACGGGGTTAAAATAGAGATGTTATTCGTTGACCCGAAGCGGCACGGACAGGGCACAGGCAGCCGATTAATCCAGCATGCTGAAAAAATAAAAGGTAAATGCCTCAAAGTGGACGTTAATGAGCAAAACGAACGTGCATACGTTTTCTACAAACATTATGGCTTTGTACAAACAGGGCGATCCGAACTGGATGGATCAGGGCGAGTATTTCCTTTACTTCATATGGAAAAGAACAAATGA
- a CDS encoding DUF3891 family protein, which translates to MVIYETDQAYMMTTQHDHAHISGELASQWEESAFKNRRHKQDFVYAAREHDRGWIELDAAPFWNDQVSAPYTFIDLPLSPRFVFYRLGIDEVEQVNSYAALLCSLMYKELVGRTEHKDAQDKQVTRAYLEAEEQRRHRLKQEMSFGVTFDHQVRTDVRRMLFCDELSLFLCSREPGTPAADYEWFANGLSFPVVRHDCGRVRAKWLSDQAVGLSYFPFTGKVRITHTFKKVDKEQIRTAGLLQAYRSSEWTHRTFTVEHIMEVEEHQENA; encoded by the coding sequence GTGGTTATTTATGAAACGGACCAAGCTTATATGATGACGACGCAGCATGACCATGCCCATATTTCAGGTGAGTTGGCTTCACAGTGGGAAGAAAGTGCCTTTAAGAATCGACGGCATAAGCAGGATTTTGTATATGCAGCTCGAGAGCATGACCGGGGGTGGATTGAGTTGGACGCCGCTCCTTTCTGGAATGATCAGGTATCTGCACCCTATACATTTATTGATCTTCCACTCAGTCCACGTTTTGTGTTCTATCGTCTCGGGATTGATGAAGTCGAGCAAGTGAATTCCTATGCCGCGCTGCTGTGCAGCCTGATGTACAAGGAGCTGGTCGGACGGACCGAGCATAAGGATGCTCAGGACAAGCAAGTGACGCGTGCTTATCTGGAGGCAGAGGAACAGCGTCGGCACAGGCTCAAACAGGAGATGTCATTTGGTGTAACCTTTGACCATCAGGTGCGGACGGATGTACGCAGAATGTTGTTCTGCGACGAATTGAGTCTGTTTCTGTGCAGCCGGGAGCCGGGTACACCTGCCGCAGATTATGAATGGTTTGCTAACGGCTTAAGCTTTCCGGTGGTTCGCCATGATTGCGGGAGAGTCCGGGCTAAGTGGCTGTCGGATCAGGCTGTAGGCCTCTCCTATTTCCCTTTTACAGGCAAGGTGAGAATAACCCATACCTTCAAAAAAGTAGATAAAGAGCAAATTCGTACAGCAGGTCTTTTACAGGCCTACCGATCCTCCGAATGGACGCATCGAACCTTTACGGTCGAACATATAATGGAAGTAGAAGAACATCAGGAGAATGCCTGA